The genome window GATATTCGGGATGCGCGTTCAAGCCGGAGCCGACGGCTGTCCCGCCGATACCAAGCCGACGCAAACCCTTGGCAGAGCGTTCGATGCGTTCGATGTCGCGTTCGACCGCTTTGGCATACGCGCCGAACTCCTGACCGAGCCGCACGGGGACGGCATCCTGCAAATGTGTGCGCCCCGATTTGACGATGTCATCGAATTCACCCGCCTTCGCTTCGAGCGTGGATTGCAGATTTTTGAGCGAAGTCAGCAGTTCCTCCAGCCGCCACAACGCGCCAAGACGAATGCAGGTGGGAATCACGTCATTGGTGGATTGCGCCATGTTGATATGGTCGTTCGGGTGGGCGTAGTACTTGCCGATCTCCCCGCCGAGTATCAATGTAGCGCGGTTGGCGATCACCTCATTCGAGTTCATGTTGTGACTCGTCCCCGCGCCAGCCTGAAAGGGATCGACGACGAACTGGTCGTTCCACTGTCCGTCCATCACTTCGGCGGCGGCTTGGGCAATGGTTTCCGCCAGTTGTTTGGCAGTGAAGTGTTTTCCGTCCACTTCGCGGTCGTTGAACAAGCCGAGATCATGGTTAACCAGCGCCGCGGCGCGTTTCACCGCCGCAATCGACCAAACGAACGCGCGCCAGGGTTTCAAGCCGCTGATGGGGAAGTTGTCCACTGCGCGCTGGGTCTGCACGCCGTATAGGGCTGTTGCCGGCACCTGCAATTCCCCCAGAGAATCCTTTTCCTTGCGAAAATCCTGAGCCATGCTGCCTCCCGAAACAATCGTTTTTTTATTATTTTACACCTTTCCAAATGAAGGAACACAAACCAGTTTCAGG of Anaerolineales bacterium contains these proteins:
- a CDS encoding aspartate ammonia-lyase; amino-acid sequence: MAQDFRKEKDSLGELQVPATALYGVQTQRAVDNFPISGLKPWRAFVWSIAAVKRAAALVNHDLGLFNDREVDGKHFTAKQLAETIAQAAAEVMDGQWNDQFVVDPFQAGAGTSHNMNSNEVIANRATLILGGEIGKYYAHPNDHINMAQSTNDVIPTCIRLGALWRLEELLTSLKNLQSTLEAKAGEFDDIVKSGRTHLQDAVPVRLGQEFGAYAKAVERDIERIERSAKGLRRLGIGGTAVGSGLNAHPEYHARMVKKLSEISGLELRTSDNLFESMQSMADAVDFSASLRTLALTLIRIANDFRLLSSGPSTGLDEIRLPAVQPGSSIMPGKVNPVLAEMLNQAMFHVIGCDTTVALAAQAGQLELNVMMPIIAHNLFEMMQVMIGSVNAFTERAVKGVTANREKAEGWLGKNAIIVTALNPVIGYSQGAALVKEALASNASIKELAMEKAKSGKLKHRDEDRPVSVEEIESALGDLHKLTEGGIVGGAGGG